AAGCACCCCTTCATCATACGATGAAACTcgtaaaatttaatatttttgaatttcgtcacccattccaagagctaatacctttaaaattcaggaatttcgactaaaaattggaaatttccACCGACACTcagaaatttgcacaaattttagtTTGAGTAAATTTGGTTAAATAAACCCTTCATCATATGATGAAACTcgtaaaatttaatatttttggaATTCGTCACTTATTTCATGGACATTTAGCTTTAAAACCGGTGAATTGTGGAGTTTGAACatacataaaaaaatgaaaaaaataaacccCACATAAAGTGGTAATACCTTCATACGAAAGGAGAGAAGCCAactaaaataagtaaaaaatatcATGATTAAAAAAAGTGTTAGCAACACACTCCTAACGCACTTCAGTGTGATtagtttatatttaaaaaatcataCCTTCATCAAGGAAGAACAAAATCCAACTAAAATGAGTACGAAAACCTCATATGAGAAGGAGAAATGCTAGAAACACACGATTTTAAACGCACACCTAACACACTTTAATATGATtggtttaaatttaaaaaaaagtcaTACCTCCACTAAGGAAGGAAAGAACCCAACTAAAATGAGTAGAAATTATACATTTAATttatttggcttaattgcacttttagtccTCTAATTTAGTCCTTtttgcgaaaatcgtcccccaaCTACGAAATTAGTAAAAAGCATCCTCAAAGTTACCCTCCGTTAACACATTTGGTCCTTTTAGTATTTTTCATCCAAAATCTAACGGttggagggaccaaaagtgcaattaagtcaaCTTCCTCACCATCGTGAcctgcatttttggtcccccaattTTCCATTTCGTCCACTTAATTACACTTTTGATCCCTCAAACCGTTGGATTTTGGATGGAAATCACTAGAGAGACCAAATGTGTTTACGAAGGGTAACTTTGGGATGGATTTTGCAAAGTTCTTAGTTGTGGGACGATTTTGTAGAAATGATAAAGTCAGGGGACCAAAAGTGAAGTTAAGTCAATTTATTTCTATCACATCATATCACATACTCCCTCGTTcgagaaagtttgtagtttaaggttatacaacaaagagtaagaaaacaattattgatagtataatttgactagattgctcttatttaattttactagtatgatgtgcaactattaaattatacttagataaagaagaatgtaattaatagacaagagttgtggttggttaatatgaaatgtgataagtgagagaaaatgtattaaatgagggtatatgtggaaaaaattagcaaaaaatgcattgactTTCTAAAATAACAAACCTTTTGTAATATTGAAAGAAAgtccaaaacaacaaacttcCAGAATGGGAGGGAGTATCATATCATATGGGTCATTCTCCAATTTCTCATCTAAGATTAAAGTGTTAAGATAAACATGAGTGGGTGGTGATGGGTGATAGATATGAGAATGAGAGACAGACACAAGTGTGCATTTGTTATTTGCTTATCCAACAACTAACCAGAATCCAAATGCATATGTTCATGTTCAATCCTTCATGTTCCAGCTCCACGCTTCTCTGAGGCAAACACAGTGACATAATAGTTCATTTGATTCTCACCCACATGGCTTCTTTACGGTCTCCATGGTTGCGTTGCATTGTATCCCCCAAGAACGGTGCTATTTTCCCCTCCACAAACGTGTCCGTGTGCATGTGCTTGCCTTCTTCAACAACAACGTTCAAGCTCTGTTGTGCTCTGAGCTCTAACAACGCGGAGTCTTCTGAACCCACCTCGCCGGAAGCTCAAACGGGTCCGGTTGATCCCGTGAAGCTAGCGTTTAACAAGGCAAAAACATACAAAGAAGAATCGGGAAAATCAAACCCTGGTTCTGGAATTGAGCAAAGCGATGCTAATGGTGAAAATTCGGTTAATCAGGGTGATGCTGTTGATGGTAGGCAAAAGGATTTGCCTGTTTCTTTGAAGATTGCTATGGAGAAGGCCAAAAAGTATAAGCAGAATAAAGGGGTTGCTATTGCTGAAACAACTCAAGGTAATATAATACTTATTCAATATAAAATGGTTTAGGTGTTTTCAGGTAAattttagataattaagtgatttagaGTGAGTTCCAATGTTTGGTCATTTCTACTTCCTGTTATTTTAACTGAGAAGTTGAAATCAAACTCAAGCTAGGGAGTAGGGGGGCATTATCCTCGTTTCAAGTCCATGGACTATTGTGCAAGCAAGtgttagtgcatgtttggaaatcctattacaattgattttgaagccaaaatcaattatggggagTTAGCttataataaaagaaaagatggtttatatgttttattttgtgTTGATGTTTTTTGAAGTAATTATATGCGTGGTTATTGTAAAATTGTTTTCCATAGAATtgatttttgtaaaattgattatggtaaAAGTGAGTTCGAATAAGTTGTAAgtgaagtgatttatgtttAGACATGTTTGTGAATAAAAAAAGTAATATCTTAATGGTAATGTTGTGAAATTGTAAAGTTCCACAATTGATTATGTCCAGTGTCCACCACAAAAACTGCTCTCTCTAGCTTCTCcgtagaattgattatgagaccGAAATCAATTCTTCGAGACGATTCTCAAACACCTATGTATATCCATAAGCGATTTTGCTAAATGAGATTTGATTCTAACTTCTAAGGTTTACCAACGGGGAACCAAACACAGGTATAACAGCAATGCAACAAATTGTTAGGTACAAAACATGGAAATTTCGAGTATATAATGACAAGCTATGTGTTTTTACTATGCAGTTTGTGCTGAAATGGGtatttaaattcatttttaGGACTGCAGGGAGGGAGGGAGAGGACTTTGGAAAATTCTGTTGGTGAGAAAGAGGGAAAACTATCGGTTTCAAAGATTGATTTTGTGGGGCTTGACTTTGGGGATAAGAAGAAGACTAGGGGATTGCCACCTGGACTGGTTCCTGTCACAGACTCCTTCTCTGACGGAGACTTGACTGAGGTGGAGTTTATTGTTGGAGATGCAACCAAGTTTGATGCTGTAACAGATCCAGAACCTGAACAGACTAAGGAAGAAGAGTCAGAGTTATACAAGCCAACAGTTTCTACATGGGGTGTCTTTCCTAGACCTGGCAATATTTCAAAAACAGTATGTTTTTTTAGTATTTGTCAATTGATTTTTATTCTTGCCAACTTGTTCATGTTTTCCCTTTCTCATTTGCCCCACTTTTTACTGGTTTATTTATTGGGTCCACATTCAGTTTGGAGGTGGAAGAGTTATACGTCCTGGAGAGGTTCTAGAGACTGATGAAGAAAAAGCTATGAGAGAAGTGCGCACGAAGCAGCTACTTGCTGCTTACAAGAAGAGAACTGGATTAGATATTGATCCAAAGCTAAAATCTGAGTGTGAGGAGGTGAGCATTTACTGAAATTGATAGATTGACATTCAAGTTAATTATCGTTCTTCCTAAGAAGCTCCAAGTGCATCAAGTGGTCTACTGGTCATAAAAATTGACTACATTTTAAGCCGTTTAACGGTTttaatctcaaaaacaattatATTTGCAAGCAAAAATattgtaaattttaaaatgataattCTGTGCAAACAGGCCTTTTTTTAATTCCTTTTTGCTTGGCCATATTAAAAACCAAGCAACTTCAAAATACCAATTTGGAATAATATGTGCCTTTAATGTTTGAATTGACTTAATCTTTATGGTCACACTAATAGTATTGGACTCCAAATAGAACTCATATTCTCCTCGTTTTGTATTAATGGTTTGCGCCTTCAGCTATtcacttttaagttttaattgattATAGCAATAAAGCCTTTGGTACAGAAAATAGATTACGATTGAAGTATTCCTAGGCTTGGGGGAATGGGGGATATGTGATGAAAATGAGGATTAGGTAAAGGTAGGATATCTTAATTTCCAAATGCTTTAAGTTTCTTTACAAGGTTGTCTTTCTGATTTAATTTGATATTTGCCTCTTCTTTTATTGTGTATCTGTTGCTTAATTATCCTGACAGAATATAATTTCTAAATTGCATATACTTTTTGTAGGCATTGAAGGATGGTGACTTGTTAATGAATGCAGGGAAGCTGAAGGAAGCATTGCCCTACTATGAGAAGGTTATGGACAAAATAACCTTCAAGgtaaacattttaatttaaacTACTCACCTACAAGTTGTCGCGGGGAAAATGCACTTATATCTTTCTAGTAAGAAGCTAGCATCATCTCTCTGAATGTCATTTCCAACTAAAGTTTATTGAGATGAACCCTttttcttcaaaccaaaagggcATATTGATTGacctttttttttactttttaagttTTATTGAGCATTACATTGTGTCTAGTTTTTGAACTTTTAAATGTAATGACATACTCTAGCAGGGAAACTAGGAAATATATATTTGGAGGAATATATACATGAGATTGAACATGTCTGTGCA
This portion of the Lotus japonicus ecotype B-129 chromosome 3, LjGifu_v1.2 genome encodes:
- the LOC130747515 gene encoding uncharacterized protein LOC130747515 isoform X1, producing MASLRSPWLRCIVSPKNGAIFPSTNVSVCMCLPSSTTTFKLCCALSSNNAESSEPTSPEAQTGPVDPVKLAFNKAKTYKEESGKSNPGSGIEQSDANGENSVNQGDAVDGRQKDLPVSLKIAMEKAKKYKQNKGVAIAETTQGLQGGRERTLENSVGEKEGKLSVSKIDFVGLDFGDKKKTRGLPPGLVPVTDSFSDGDLTEVEFIVGDATKFDAVTDPEPEQTKEEESELYKPTVSTWGVFPRPGNISKTFGGGRVIRPGEVLETDEEKAMREVRTKQLLAAYKKRTGLDIDPKLKSECEEALKDGDLLMNAGKLKEALPYYEKVMDKITFKSELHGLAALQWSICLDSLNRSNEAQSMYEKLKSHPNAKVSKKARQFSYSFQAMEMMKFTAGSSSYSKNTYYQNYFDAFIENKSNYPLQDGVAQENAMNLQVLPYIIFMVSPIFVILLIALQKRI
- the LOC130747515 gene encoding uncharacterized protein LOC130747515 isoform X2, coding for MASLRSPWLRCIVSPKNGAIFPSTNVSVCMCLPSSTTTFKLCCALSSNNAESSEPTSPEAQTGPVDPVKLAFNKAKTYKEESGKSNPGSGIEQSDANGENSVNQGDAVDGRQKDLPVSLKIAMEKAKKYKQNKGVAIAETTQGLQGGRERTLENSVGEKEGKLSVSKIDFVGLDFGDKKKTRGLPPGLVPVTDSFSDGDLTEVEFIVGDATKFDAVTDPEPEQTKEEESELYKPTVSTWGVFPRPGNISKTFGGGRVIRPGEVLETDEEKAMREVRTKQLLAAYKKRTGLDIDPKLKSECEEALKDGDLLMNAGKLKEALPYYEKVMDKITFKSELHGLAALQWSICLDSLNRSNEAQSMYEKLKSHPNAKAMEMMKFTAGSSSYSKNTYYQNYFDAFIENKSNYPLQDGVAQENAMNLQVLPYIIFMVSPIFVILLIALQKRI